From the Streptomyces sp. Tu 2975 genome, one window contains:
- a CDS encoding MerR family transcriptional regulator codes for MRIGELAERAGTTTRTLRYYESRGLLPARRAVNGYRTYDDGDLRLVRQIRTLQDFGFGLEETRPFVECLRAGHPAGDSCPASLAVYRAKLAELDTLIEQLRSVRAQVGEQLLRAEAQLPEGPDPQCEFGG; via the coding sequence TTGCGGAGCGGGCCGGCACCACCACCCGGACCCTGCGCTACTACGAGTCCCGCGGGCTGCTGCCCGCACGGCGCGCGGTGAACGGCTACCGCACGTACGACGACGGCGACCTGCGGCTGGTCCGGCAGATCCGGACCCTTCAGGACTTCGGGTTCGGCCTCGAGGAGACGAGGCCGTTCGTCGAGTGCCTGCGCGCCGGCCATCCGGCCGGTGACTCCTGCCCCGCCTCGCTCGCCGTCTACCGGGCCAAGCTCGCCGAGCTGGACACGCTGATCGAGCAACTGCGGTCGGTGCGGGCGCAGGTCGGTGAGCAGTTGTTGCGGGCGGAGGCGCAGTTGCCCGAGGGCCCGGACCCACAATGCGAATTCGGAGGCTGA